A region from the Medicago truncatula cultivar Jemalong A17 chromosome 6, MtrunA17r5.0-ANR, whole genome shotgun sequence genome encodes:
- the LOC11422103 gene encoding YTH domain-containing protein ECT2 isoform X3 encodes MAQGVYGDSGSYMYPQGYGYAPYGSYPSPSTSPSLPHDDKLYGLQQYQYPSYYQPSASANGTYGATANKTNVHGGKTSTPVTAEHVPSSVMNKGSTTTMTNGYSSNNNVSNDSYQRAGYAAYAPVSGYAGTYGTQPSYPSDPLLFSDRQSKNGSKTGYSTPAVPRKDFSSQRNSSLSQPLPQYSNLHGYSSGLGPYSGYPNGMYPSNTMYSQYGNTYRGRSNYGSTYGSRTGSYDNKYRSTSYGRGFDHVKRNVDGFGELNKGPRGSNSSDDKNDKSLGPVTLLLKGQDLPIKSDDDKEVHPVPDKQQYTGEDLSENYSDAKFFVIKSYSEDDIHKSMKYNVWTSTPNGNKKLDAAYLEAKEKSADCPIFLLFSVNTSGQFVGLAEMVSPVDFDRTVEYWQQDRWTGCFSVKWRIIKDIPNNVLRHITLENNENKPVTNSRDTQEVKFEKGVEILKIFKEHSSKTCILDDFAFYEAREKTIQEKKAKEQLSKEIVNKSNDSATVGTDVLPKSQDGTLVNESVVPDAAGTGEKLVEANGPTSPTEPPADSLNSSLTSDDVKQ; translated from the exons GGTGTTTATGGAGACAGTGGTTCTTACATGTACCCTCAAGGTTATGGTTATGCACCATATGGATCGTATCCGTCACCCAGCACATCTCCATCCCTCCCACATGATGATAAGCTCTATGGGCTGCAGCAGTACCAGTATCCTTCTTATTATCAGCCTTCAGCTTCTGCCAATGGGACATATGGTGCTACTGCTAACAAGACCAATGTCCATGGAGGGAAAACTTCAACCCCTGTTACTGCTGAACATGTCCCTTCGTCAGTCATGAATAAAGGAAGCACCACTACTATGACCAATGGGTATTCTTCAAATAACAATGTGTCAAATGATTCTTACCAAAGGGCTGGCTATGCTGCGTATGCTCCTGTGTCAGGATATGCTGGTACTTATGGGACTCAACCATCGTACCCTTCAGATCCCTTGCTATTTTCTGATAGGCAGTCAAAGAATGGATCAAAAACTGGATATTCTACACCAGCTGTGCCTCGCAAAGATTTTTCCTCTCAAAGGAATTCATCTCTTTCCCAGCCACTTCCACAATACTCG AATTTGCATGGCTATTCATCTGGACTGGGACCGTATTCTGGATATCCTAATGGGATGTACCCAAGCAACACGATGTACAGCCAATATGGAAACACATACAGAGGCAGGTCTAACTATGGATCTACTTATGGATCCAGAACAGGTTCCTATGATAACAAGTATAGATCCACAAGCTATGGCCGTGGTTTTGACCATGTCAAAAGAAATGTGGATGGCTTTGGTGAGCTGAACAAGGGACCGAGAGGTTCCAATAGTTCTGAtgataaaaatgacaaaagtctTGGACCTGTCACATTATTACTCAAAGGACAGGACCTTCCTATTAAGAGTGACGATGATAAAGAAGTGCATCCAGTTCCCGACAAGCAACAGTACACTGGGGAAGATTTATCTGAGAATTATTCTGATGCAAAGTTTTTTGTCATCAAATCTTATAGTGAGGATGATATCCACAAGAGTATGAAATATAATGTGTGGACAAGTACCCCTAATGGCAACAAGAAACTAGATGCTGCATATCTGGAAGCCAAGGAGAAGTCTGCTGACTGTCCCATATTTTTGCTATTTTCG GTCAATACTAGTGGCCAATTTGTTGGTTTAGCTGAGATGGTGAGTCCAGTTGATTTTGACAGGACCGTCGAGTATTGGCAACAGGACAGGTGGACTGGTTGCTTTTCTGTGAAGTGGCGTATCATTAAGGATATCCCAAATAATGTGTTGAGACACATAACTCTAGAGAACAATGAAAACAAACCTGTTACAAACAGTAGGGACACTCAAGAG GTCAAGTTTGAGAAGGGTGTTGAaattctcaaaattttcaaGGAGCATTCAAGCAAAACATGCATTCTGGATGATTTTGCATTTTACGAGGCTCGCGAAAAGACAATTCAGGAGAAAAAAGCTAAGGAACAACTGTCAAAAGAGATA GTCAACAAGTCCAATGATTCGGCAACTGTTGGAACTGATGTATTGCCGAAATCTCAGGATGGAACCTTGGTGAATGAATCAGTTGTTCCAGATGCAGCAGGGACAGGGGAGAAGCTTGTAGAAGCGAATGGACCTACTTCACCTACTGAACCACCTGCAGACTCTTTGAACAGCAGCTTAACCAGTGACGATGTCAAGCAGTAG